Proteins from a single region of Hordeum vulgare subsp. vulgare chromosome 6H, MorexV3_pseudomolecules_assembly, whole genome shotgun sequence:
- the LOC123401955 gene encoding E3 ubiquitin-protein ligase Os04g0590900-like → MAAMANPPPTPTTLGLGPQPTWMPYEPTRDCSQGLCSMYCPQWCYFIFPPPPPVFDIAGPSGDGDDSSGPAFSPLVIAIIGVLASAFLLVSYYTIISKYCGTFSSLRNRLFGPGGSRGGGGGGDARGDSRSQEEWEVSPSDGMDETLISKITVCKYKRGDGFVDSTDCSVCLGEFRDGESLRLLPKCSHAFHLPCIDTWLKSHSNCPLCRCNIAFVAVGMVSPEPEGRAAPRDDRRGSDEFALTVDDYSAGQVREDPQAAPNSNGGGNEDVKDRPGRSEAANVVVVEIREDGAVPPPVPARAPPSMPDTQHEARMSIADVLQASQEDELTVGREGGLQQAGSSRRCHGEHSKDGGGRAPPDASTKKLPPAGRSCFSGKGGGRGKDSGPPV, encoded by the coding sequence ATGGCCGCAATGGCCAACCCTCCTCCGACTCCGACGACTCTTGGTCTTGGGCCGCAGCCGACGTGGATGCCCTACGAGCCGACGAGGGATTGCTCCCAGGGCCTGTGCAGCATGTACTGCCCGCAGTGGTGCTACTTCATCTTCCCGCCCCCGCCGCCGGTCTTCGACATCGCCGGGCccagcggcgacggcgacgactccTCCGGCCCCGCCTTCTcgcccctcgtcatcgccatcatCGGGGTGCTCGCCAGCGCCTTCCTCCTCGTCAGTTACTACACCATCATCTCCAAGTACTGCGGCACCTTCAGCTCCCTGCGGAACAGGCTCTTTGGCCCCGGCGGCAGCCGCGgtgggggcgggggcggcgacgcCCGGGGCGATTCCAGGAGCCAGGAGGAGTGGGAGGTCTCGCCGTCGGACGGGATGGACGAGACGCTGATCAGCAAGATCACCGTGTGCAAGTACAAGCGCGGCGACGGGTTCGTCGACTCCACCGACTGCTCTGTCTGCCTGGGCGAGTTCCGGGACGGCGAGAGCCTGCGGCTCCTGCCTAAGTGCAGCCACGCCTTCCATCTCCCGTGCATCGACACTTGGCTCAAGTCGCACTCCAATTGCCCGCTCTGCCGCTGCAACATCGCGTTCGTCGCCGTCGGCATGGTTTCGCCGGAGCCGGAGGGCCGTGCTGCGCCACGGGACGACCGGAGAGGCAGCGACGAATTCGCTCTGACAGTCGACGACTACTCCGCCGGGCAAGTGCGCGAAGACCCGCAGGCCGCGCCGAACAGTAACGGCGGCGGCAATGAGGACGTGAAGGATCGTCCGGGGAGATCCGAGGCGGCCAATGTCGTAGTCGTCGAGATCAGAGAGGACGGCGCCGTCCCGCCGCCGGTCCCGGCTAGGGCGCCACCGTCGATGCCAGACACGCAGCATGAAGCCCGCATGTCCATTGCCGATGTGCTGCAGGCCAGCCAAGAAGACGAGCTTACGGTGGGCAGGGAGGGCGGCCTCCAGCAGGCAGGCTCCTCGAGGCGGTGCCACGGGGAGCACAGCAAGGACGGCGGCGGCCGAGCACCGCCGGATGCATCGACGAAGAAGTTGCCGCCGGCCGGCAGGTCGTGCTTCAGCGGCAAGGGTGGTGGCAGAGGAAAGGATTCAGGCCCTCCAGTGTGA